Proteins encoded in a region of the Sphingomonas jaspsi DSM 18422 genome:
- the rplK gene encoding 50S ribosomal protein L11, with product MAKKITGYIKLQVPAGTANPSPPIGPALGQRGVNIMEFCKAFNAATQDLEKQMPIPTIITVYADRSFSFVTKTPPASFLLKKAAKLKSGSKEPGKVSAGTIKRSQLAEIAEMKMKDLSANDIDAATKIIEGSARAMGLQVVEG from the coding sequence ATGGCTAAGAAAATCACGGGCTATATCAAGCTCCAGGTGCCGGCTGGCACCGCCAATCCGTCGCCGCCGATCGGCCCGGCCCTGGGCCAGCGCGGCGTCAACATCATGGAATTCTGCAAGGCCTTCAACGCCGCGACGCAGGACCTTGAAAAGCAGATGCCGATCCCGACGATCATCACCGTCTATGCGGATCGCAGCTTCTCGTTCGTCACCAAGACCCCGCCGGCGTCGTTCCTTCTGAAGAAGGCCGCAAAGCTGAAGTCGGGTTCGAAGGAGCCGGGCAAGGTTTCGGCGGGCACCATCAAGCGCTCGCAGCTCGCGGAAATCGCGGAAATGAAGATGAAGGATCTCTCGGCGAACGACATCGACGCCGCGACCAAGATCATCGAAGGCTCGGCCCGCGCGATGGGCCTCCAGGTTGTGGAGGGCTAA